The Zavarzinia compransoris genome includes a window with the following:
- a CDS encoding oxidoreductase, producing MAWNINSVPDQTGRTAVVTGANSGLGYHTANALAARGARVILACRNREKAEAAVAAIRANHPGARAEFRPLDLADLKSVEAFAATLGAELPALDLLVNNAGVMALPLVRTRDGFEMQVGTNHLGHFALTGRLLPLLDAAPAARIVTVASLAHKTGTIDLNDLNWEQRRYSKWPAYGQAKLANLVFAHELHRRLAAAGRRTVSIAAHPGFAATNLLMAGPRMENSLLGKVAMAFGGAAFAQSADRGAIPILHAATAPDVAGGSYWGPDGTLELWGRRAVPAQAAQKARDPETGRRLWVLSESLTAVAYLG from the coding sequence ATGGCGTGGAACATCAACAGCGTGCCGGACCAGACGGGACGGACGGCCGTGGTCACCGGGGCGAATTCGGGGCTCGGCTATCACACCGCCAATGCCCTGGCGGCGCGCGGCGCCCGGGTCATCCTCGCCTGCCGCAACCGGGAGAAGGCCGAAGCGGCGGTCGCGGCCATTCGCGCCAATCACCCGGGCGCCCGGGCGGAGTTTCGCCCGCTCGACCTTGCCGACCTCAAGTCCGTCGAGGCGTTCGCGGCAACGCTCGGGGCCGAACTGCCGGCCCTCGACCTCCTGGTCAACAATGCGGGCGTCATGGCCCTGCCTTTGGTGCGCACGCGCGACGGCTTCGAGATGCAGGTGGGCACCAACCACCTCGGCCATTTCGCCCTGACCGGCCGCCTTCTCCCCCTGCTCGACGCGGCCCCGGCGGCGCGGATCGTCACGGTCGCCAGCCTCGCGCACAAGACAGGGACCATCGATCTCAACGACCTCAACTGGGAACAGCGCCGCTACAGCAAATGGCCGGCCTATGGCCAGGCGAAACTGGCCAATCTGGTCTTCGCCCACGAACTGCACCGCCGCCTTGCAGCGGCCGGCCGCCGGACCGTCAGCATCGCCGCCCATCCGGGCTTTGCCGCCACCAACCTGCTGATGGCCGGGCCGCGCATGGAGAATTCGCTGCTCGGCAAGGTCGCCATGGCGTTCGGCGGGGCCGCCTTCGCCCAATCCGCCGATCGCGGCGCGATCCCGATCCTACATGCGGCGACCGCGCCCGATGTCGCGGGCGGCAGCTATTGGGGCCCGGACGGCACGCTCGAACTCTGGGGCCGCCGGGCGGTGCCCGCCCAGGCCGCGCAGAAGGCGCGCGACCCGGAAACCGGCCGCCGCCTCTGGGTCCTGTCCGAAAGCCTGACGGCCGTCGCCTATCTCGGCTGA